One SAR86 cluster bacterium genomic window carries:
- a CDS encoding HU family DNA-binding protein yields MNKADLIEVIAGQTGSTKVDAAKALDVIVDAVSGELAKGGSVSLVGFGTFSVRHRAARDGINPQNPSQKIHIPAANVPVFKAGKALKAAVN; encoded by the coding sequence ATGAATAAGGCTGATTTAATTGAAGTGATTGCCGGTCAGACTGGCAGCACAAAAGTCGACGCTGCAAAAGCACTTGATGTAATAGTAGATGCTGTGAGTGGAGAACTTGCAAAAGGTGGCTCTGTCTCATTAGTAGGCTTTGGTACCTTTTCTGTTAGACACAGAGCTGCAAGGGACGGGATTAACCCGCAGAATCCTTCACAAAAGATTCACATTCCTGCAGCAAATGTTCCTGTGTTTAAAGCAGGTAAAGCACTAAAAGCTGCTGTTAACTAA